CTGTTCTGGGACTGGCAGGCCAATGAAACGCGCTATCCGCATCTACGCCAGAAGATCGCCGAGCTTGCAGATCAAGGCATCCGCTTTCTGGGTTACGTGAACCCCTATCTCTGCGTCGACGGCCCAATCTTTCCGGTTGCCGAAGAAGCTGGCTATTTCGCCACCGGTGCGGACGGCAAGACGGCGCTGGTGGATTTCGGCGAATTCGATTGCGGCGTGGTCGACTTCACCAATCCGGCCGCCGCCGACTGGTTTGCTGAAGAGATCATAGGCAAAAATATGCTGGATTTCGGCCTTTCCGGCTGGATGGCGGATTTCGGCGAATATCTGCCGATCGACATCAACCTCTCCAACGGCATCGATGCCAAGTTGATGCACAATGCCTGGCCCACCCTCTGGGCCGAAGTCAATGCGAAGGGTGTCGAAAGTCGGGGCAAGACGGGCGAAGCACTGTTCTTCATGCGGGCGGGCTTTACCGGTGTACAGGCCCATTGCCCACTGATCTGGGGCGGTGACCAGTCGGTCGATTTTTCCCGCCATGACGGCCTCGTCACCGTCATCTGCGGTGCACTCTCCTCCGGCCTCATGGGCAATGCTTATCACCATTCCGATATTGGCGGTTACACCAGCCTGTTCGGCAATGTGAGAACCGCGGAACTCATCATGCGCTGGGCAGAAATGGCGGCCTTCACCCCCGTCATGCGCACGCATGAGGGCAACCGCCCGCGCGATAACCTCCAGATCGATCAGGATGAGGCGGTTCTTGCCCATTTCGCCCGCATGACGAGGATTTATACAGCACTTGCTCCCTATCTGAAATCGCTCTCCACCGAGGCGGCCAGGACCGGTCTGCCGGTGCAGCGGCCTCTCTTCCTGCATTTCGAGGATGACCGGCAGACCTACGCCATTCAGGACAGCTATCTCTATGGAGCGGACCTGCTCGTCGCACCGGTCTGGAAAGCAGACGAAACGCAACGCAGGCTCCATCTTCCGGGCGATGTGGAATGGATTCACCTGTGGAGCGGCGCCGTTCATTCTGGCGGGCGCGAGATCACCGTGGAAGCACCGTTTGGCCAGCCGGCGGTCTTCTATCGCGCCGATAGCAGCCATCGTCAGCTATTTGAACAGCTTCGCGCCATCTGAGCCGTTGACAGCCAGCTAAAAAAGCGACAGTTTCCGACCCATTCCGAGGGGAGCACCGAACGGTGCTGAGATGGCGATGAGCCGGACCCTTGAACCTGATCCGGGTCATGCCGGCGTAGGAACGGAACTGTCGCGCCGAGAGGCGCTGCCCTTTCTCTTCTCCGCTTTGCCTGATCTCCGAGATTGTCACATCTGGAGACGAATGATGATGCTGAAACCTTCCGCCCTTCGCACACGGTGCGTCTGCGTCTGAGGTCCGGCTCATGCGTGCCACCCATGCGCTGAACGGTGTCGGCCTTCTGCTGGTTTTCTGGCAGGCGGGAACGTGGCTGTTTTCGCCGCCCCGCTATATCCTGCCATCGCCCGCCGATGTTGCCGGCGCTTTCTGGCGCCAGCCGGGCTTCCTGTTCGGGCAGGCACTGGTAACGCTTGGTGAAATGGCGCTCGGGCTTGCGGCGGGCATCGCCGCCGGCATTCTCGTCGCTTTCACGATTGCCGCCATCCCGCGCCTCGGCCGCCTTGTCTGGCCGATGGTGCTGGTGTTGCAGGCCTTTCCGGTCTTCGTGCTGGCCCCCATCCTCGTCCTCTGGTTCGGTTTCGGCATGGCCTCGAAA
This portion of the Agrobacterium tumefaciens genome encodes:
- a CDS encoding alpha-glucosidase, which codes for MHFEKTKDGFTLAIGGRTILSHSPENPAFFAGSGRERMDMYRGNFDIEDYVIERTALRHAELNGDSVTLSSAPGQAPRLRLTLDGNAIRLTALDETINRLWLRIVAETDEHVWGGGEQMSYFDMRGRHFPLWTSEPGVGRDKTTEITFKSDVNGKAGGDYYNTNYPQPTYLSSRRYALHVETTAYSVFDFRNGDFHEIEIWAIPEKIELFTGASFTDIVSALSLRFGRQPELPDWVYNGAIIGLKDGVNSFARLEKIRAAGTKVSGLWCEDWVGLRQTSFGARLFWDWQANETRYPHLRQKIAELADQGIRFLGYVNPYLCVDGPIFPVAEEAGYFATGADGKTALVDFGEFDCGVVDFTNPAAADWFAEEIIGKNMLDFGLSGWMADFGEYLPIDINLSNGIDAKLMHNAWPTLWAEVNAKGVESRGKTGEALFFMRAGFTGVQAHCPLIWGGDQSVDFSRHDGLVTVICGALSSGLMGNAYHHSDIGGYTSLFGNVRTAELIMRWAEMAAFTPVMRTHEGNRPRDNLQIDQDEAVLAHFARMTRIYTALAPYLKSLSTEAARTGLPVQRPLFLHFEDDRQTYAIQDSYLYGADLLVAPVWKADETQRRLHLPGDVEWIHLWSGAVHSGGREITVEAPFGQPAVFYRADSSHRQLFEQLRAI